One Bacillus sp. 1780r2a1 DNA segment encodes these proteins:
- a CDS encoding DUF1540 domain-containing protein — translation MSQNILCEVNNCHYWKQGNHCGADEIYVVSHAGKKASNSRETDCKTFKPEDI, via the coding sequence ATGTCACAAAACATTCTTTGTGAAGTGAATAACTGTCATTATTGGAAGCAAGGCAACCACTGTGGAGCAGACGAAATTTACGTAGTCAGCCATGCTGGTAAAAAGGCTTCTAATAGCCGTGAAACAGACTGTAAAACATTTAAACCTGAAGATATTTAA
- a CDS encoding DUF2325 domain-containing protein, which translates to MSSVMVVGGDRLKHITDRLAGEGFNEIIHLDGRKSNMVKREIPDHIGFVLVITDFINHNMAKVIKEKAKKQQKPIYFVKHSWSAIRKVIEQVS; encoded by the coding sequence ATGTCATCAGTTATGGTTGTTGGAGGAGATCGTTTAAAGCATATTACAGATCGGTTAGCAGGCGAAGGATTTAACGAAATTATTCATCTTGATGGAAGAAAGAGTAATATGGTGAAGCGAGAAATCCCAGATCATATTGGTTTTGTACTTGTGATTACAGATTTTATTAACCACAACATGGCGAAGGTGATTAAAGAGAAAGCGAAGAAACAGCAAAAGCCAATTTATTTTGTTAAGCATTCATGGAGCGCGATTCGCAAAGTGATTGAACAAGTATCATAA
- a CDS encoding cytochrome d ubiquinol oxidase subunit II has product MGDSLLAITVIWGFIFIYAVMGTMDFGAGFWSMIYINREKTNATNIANRYLSPTWEVTNVFIVAIVVGLFSFFPGATFTLGTVLLIPGSIILLLLALRSGFLVFSHYTKGARHQKALVYISGISGVLIPAFLIAVLPISQGGYIDTIDGVEKLNLIKVFTSPNVYAFIGFAVSSSLFLSSLLLADYSKSSDEMEAYEVYRRDALITGPISLVMAILIMVTLRMEATWLYNNMMEYRPILFVSLFLFLVAGGALLLPSSKGKGMPRLAVVAIVLQYFLASYVYGRGHLPYVIYPNVTIETGFTHPDAFRSLFITYIVGFAILFPGFYYFWRLFMKDNRKYVGKKPY; this is encoded by the coding sequence ATGGGTGATTCACTACTTGCCATCACAGTCATTTGGGGATTTATTTTTATTTATGCTGTTATGGGAACAATGGACTTTGGAGCGGGATTCTGGTCAATGATTTATATTAATCGTGAAAAAACAAATGCTACAAATATCGCTAACCGCTACCTCTCTCCAACTTGGGAAGTAACTAATGTATTCATCGTTGCAATTGTAGTTGGTTTATTTAGCTTCTTTCCTGGCGCTACGTTTACGCTTGGAACGGTTCTATTAATTCCGGGAAGTATTATTCTATTGCTTTTGGCACTTAGAAGTGGTTTCCTTGTATTTTCACATTATACCAAGGGCGCTCGTCATCAAAAGGCTCTTGTTTATATTTCTGGCATATCAGGCGTATTGATTCCAGCATTTTTAATTGCTGTTTTACCAATTAGCCAAGGCGGTTACATCGATACCATTGATGGAGTTGAAAAACTAAACTTAATCAAAGTATTTACTAGTCCAAACGTATATGCTTTTATCGGGTTTGCTGTCAGCTCTTCGTTATTTCTATCATCTTTACTTTTAGCTGATTACTCCAAGTCGTCAGATGAAATGGAAGCATATGAAGTATATAGAAGAGATGCACTTATCACAGGTCCCATTTCACTTGTTATGGCTATTCTCATTATGGTGACACTGCGTATGGAAGCTACCTGGCTTTATAATAATATGATGGAATACAGGCCTATTTTATTTGTTTCATTGTTTTTATTTTTAGTCGCTGGAGGCGCGCTTTTACTTCCATCCTCAAAGGGAAAAGGAATGCCAAGATTAGCGGTTGTTGCAATCGTTCTTCAATATTTTTTAGCAAGCTATGTATATGGAAGAGGTCATTTACCATATGTTATTTATCCAAATGTAACAATTGAAACTGGATTTACTCATCCTGATGCTTTTCGCTCGTTATTTATAACATATATCGTAGGATTTGCTATTTTATTCCCCGGATTCTATTATTTCTGGCGCTTGTTTATGAAAGACAATCGAAAGTATGTTGGAAAGAAGCCATATTAA
- a CDS encoding carbonic anhydrase: MNLLNEILDYNEKFVANNEYRKYETSKLPDKKMVILSCMDTRLVELLPQSMNLRNGDVKIVKNAGALVSHPFGSVMRSILVAVYALQADEVYVIGHHDCGAGKLEPISFLEAVKEQGISEEVIDTIEKSGIDLKSWLKGFDSVEETVQHTTSTIRNHPLFAKHIPVHGLVIDPGTGKLDVIVDGYEYVKEKQNS, translated from the coding sequence ATGAATCTATTAAACGAGATCCTAGATTACAATGAGAAGTTTGTGGCAAATAACGAATATCGCAAATATGAGACAAGCAAGTTACCGGATAAAAAGATGGTTATTTTGTCTTGTATGGACACAAGATTAGTGGAATTACTTCCTCAATCAATGAACTTACGTAACGGCGATGTGAAGATTGTAAAAAATGCAGGAGCACTTGTATCTCATCCTTTTGGAAGCGTAATGAGAAGTATTTTAGTAGCTGTATATGCACTTCAAGCAGATGAAGTATATGTAATTGGCCACCATGATTGTGGGGCAGGGAAATTAGAGCCGATTTCATTTTTAGAAGCTGTAAAAGAGCAAGGGATTTCAGAAGAAGTAATTGATACAATTGAAAAGTCAGGAATTGATTTAAAAAGCTGGTTAAAAGGGTTCGATTCGGTTGAAGAAACAGTCCAACATACGACGTCTACAATTCGTAATCATCCTTTATTTGCAAAGCATATTCCTGTACATGGTCTTGTTATTGATCCAGGCACAGGAAAGCTAGACGTTATCGTAGATGGATACGAGTATGTGAAAGAAAAGCAAAATAGCTAA
- a CDS encoding lysine N(6)-hydroxylase/L-ornithine N(5)-oxygenase family protein encodes MYDWIIIGGGIQGSTLANFLLKEKKTTVERLAIIDPHEEPLANWKHCTGLIDMPYLRSPSVHHIDSLPFSLQEFNKIKGETKNFYGRYKRPSLDLFNEHCRHVIEDTRLNKCWHQGKVIHAERTGNLWTIQTEIGQAFTSYNLVLSVGIGNQLAIPHWAQENPNAQHIFDPALHSLEEVKSPVAVIGGGITAVHTAVKLSSLYPGNVTLIKRHPFRIHDFDSDPAWLGPKKQHPFRRLSSYRKRRELIKEARHKGSIPQELFLKVKRLTEKGHLSIVDGEVDYYDKNTLHLKDGLTIEVKRVILATGFVQTLPEKQWLTPLIDEHKLNCSECGYPIVSHSLQWGPNLYVTGALAELEVGPIARNISGARQAAQLIVNSL; translated from the coding sequence ATTTACGATTGGATAATTATTGGAGGGGGCATTCAAGGGTCTACCCTTGCCAACTTTCTTTTAAAAGAAAAAAAGACCACAGTTGAACGTTTAGCTATTATAGATCCACATGAGGAGCCCTTAGCAAATTGGAAACACTGCACCGGTTTAATTGATATGCCTTATTTACGTTCTCCTTCTGTACATCATATTGATAGCTTGCCTTTTAGTCTACAAGAATTCAACAAAATCAAAGGTGAGACTAAGAATTTTTACGGGCGGTATAAACGTCCTTCCTTAGATTTGTTTAACGAGCACTGCCGCCACGTTATAGAAGATACAAGGTTAAATAAGTGTTGGCACCAAGGAAAGGTTATTCACGCTGAGCGTACAGGAAACCTCTGGACCATCCAAACCGAAATTGGACAAGCATTTACAAGTTATAATCTCGTTTTATCGGTAGGAATTGGAAATCAACTAGCAATTCCTCATTGGGCACAAGAAAATCCCAACGCTCAACATATTTTCGATCCAGCTTTACACAGCTTAGAAGAAGTAAAAAGTCCCGTTGCTGTAATTGGTGGAGGTATAACGGCCGTACATACTGCTGTTAAGCTATCTTCTCTTTATCCTGGGAACGTTACCCTTATTAAAAGACATCCGTTTCGCATTCACGATTTTGATAGTGATCCTGCATGGCTAGGTCCAAAAAAGCAGCATCCATTTCGACGTTTATCTAGCTACCGAAAGAGGCGTGAATTGATAAAAGAAGCTCGTCACAAAGGCTCGATTCCACAAGAATTATTTTTAAAAGTTAAACGTTTAACGGAAAAAGGCCATCTATCAATAGTAGATGGAGAAGTGGATTATTACGATAAAAATACGCTTCACCTTAAAGATGGTCTAACGATCGAAGTGAAACGTGTCATCTTAGCAACTGGCTTTGTTCAAACATTACCTGAAAAGCAGTGGCTTACACCGTTAATTGATGAGCATAAATTAAATTGCAGTGAATGTGGCTACCCTATTGTTTCTCACTCCCTGCAATGGGGACCTAATTTATATGTAACAGGAGCATTAGCTGAGCTAGAAGTGGGGCCGATTGCTAGGAATATTTCTGGTGCTAGACAAGCTGCGCAGCTTATTGTGAATAGTTTATAA
- a CDS encoding ribonucleotide-diphosphate reductase subunit beta, with protein sequence MTNSLKKREIMNENAPNRSTGIINGETSNILNWDDVRFSWAFPKYKRMLANFWTPFEINMGQDIKQFPQLTADEQESFLKIIGLLALLDSIQSDYASKVADYVTDSSINALMIILAQQEVVHNHSYSYVLSSLVPKAKQDEVFEYWRTDEKLRARNDFVTNGYKAFAEDATVENFLKSIVYDVILEGLFFYSGFAFFYNLARNQKMVATSTMINYINRDEQLHVGLFEKIFKEVLNENPEQRTAELEEFVTSTFRQAAQLEIEWAESVIGEKFDGITMKDIRQYIEYMANKRCNQMGFGRVAFPDAPIENPLRWIVAYQEVDLGKTDFFEQKSRQYTKASDVNGFDDL encoded by the coding sequence TTGACGAACAGTCTAAAGAAACGTGAGATTATGAATGAAAATGCCCCGAACCGCTCAACGGGGATTATTAATGGTGAAACCTCAAACATTTTAAATTGGGATGATGTCCGATTTTCGTGGGCGTTTCCAAAGTATAAACGCATGTTAGCTAATTTCTGGACGCCGTTTGAAATTAATATGGGACAGGACATCAAGCAGTTTCCGCAGCTTACAGCGGATGAGCAGGAGAGCTTTTTAAAGATTATTGGTCTGTTGGCTTTATTAGACAGCATTCAGTCAGATTATGCGAGTAAAGTGGCTGATTATGTTACAGATTCTTCAATCAATGCGCTGATGATTATTTTAGCTCAGCAGGAAGTTGTTCATAATCACTCTTATTCATATGTATTATCGAGCTTAGTGCCAAAAGCTAAGCAAGATGAAGTATTTGAATATTGGCGTACGGATGAAAAACTTCGTGCACGCAATGACTTTGTAACAAATGGTTATAAAGCATTTGCCGAAGATGCAACGGTTGAAAACTTTTTAAAGTCCATTGTATATGATGTTATTTTAGAAGGCCTGTTTTTCTATAGTGGCTTTGCATTTTTCTACAACTTAGCACGTAATCAAAAAATGGTTGCCACATCTACAATGATTAACTATATTAACCGTGATGAGCAGCTTCATGTAGGATTATTTGAAAAAATCTTTAAAGAAGTCTTAAATGAAAATCCTGAACAGCGTACGGCTGAGCTTGAAGAGTTTGTTACTTCAACATTTAGACAAGCTGCTCAGCTTGAAATTGAATGGGCTGAGTCAGTCATCGGTGAGAAGTTTGATGGAATTACGATGAAAGATATTCGTCAATACATCGAGTATATGGCGAATAAACGCTGTAATCAAATGGGCTTTGGGCGCGTAGCGTTTCCTGATGCACCAATTGAGAATCCACTACGTTGGATTGTTGCGTATCAGGAAGTTGACCTTGGTAAGACAGACTTCTTTGAACAAAAATCAAGACAATATACAAAAGCATCAGATGTAAATGGGTTTGATGATTTGTAA
- a CDS encoding GTP-binding protein, giving the protein MKQVPVTVLSGYLGSGKTTLLNYILKNRDGLKVAVIVNDMSEVNIDADLVKQGGFSRTEETLVEMQNGCICCTLRDDLMKEVERLVDKGNIDYIVIESSGISEPIPVAQTFTYIDEELGIDLTKKCSLDTMVTVVDGNRFWEDFSSGESLLDRKEGNDEHDTREVVDLLIDQIEFANVILLNKVDLLTEEDAKELELVLKKLNPEAKIIQTIKSVIDLKEILNTGLFDFEKASQAAGWIKELNTDHHTPETEEFGISSFVYRRNRPFHPERLMTWLENWPVDIVRAKGFFWLASRNDMAGLLSQAGTSIMIQGAGEWVAAYSEAEKQQTLKEEPELLEKWDDTFGDRTNELVFIGLEMNEEEIISTLDHCLLTDLEMQQDWSTFRDPLPKFTVQS; this is encoded by the coding sequence ATGAAACAAGTACCTGTTACAGTATTAAGTGGTTACCTAGGTTCAGGTAAAACAACTTTATTGAATTATATTTTAAAAAATAGAGACGGACTTAAAGTAGCAGTCATCGTTAATGATATGAGCGAGGTAAATATTGATGCCGACTTAGTAAAGCAAGGTGGCTTTTCTCGTACTGAAGAAACATTAGTTGAAATGCAAAATGGATGCATTTGCTGTACGCTACGAGACGATTTAATGAAAGAAGTTGAACGTCTTGTTGATAAAGGGAATATTGATTATATCGTGATTGAATCTTCTGGAATTAGTGAGCCAATCCCCGTGGCCCAAACGTTTACTTATATCGATGAAGAGCTTGGGATTGATTTAACAAAAAAATGTTCTTTGGATACAATGGTTACAGTCGTAGATGGCAATCGATTTTGGGAAGATTTTTCATCAGGTGAAAGCTTATTGGATCGCAAAGAAGGCAATGATGAACATGATACGCGTGAAGTTGTTGACTTACTCATTGACCAAATTGAGTTTGCAAATGTCATTCTTCTGAACAAAGTCGACTTACTGACTGAAGAAGATGCAAAAGAGCTGGAGTTAGTATTAAAAAAGCTGAACCCTGAAGCTAAAATTATTCAAACAATTAAAAGTGTGATCGACCTGAAAGAAATTCTAAATACTGGCCTATTTGACTTTGAAAAAGCAAGCCAAGCGGCTGGTTGGATTAAGGAGTTAAATACAGATCACCACACTCCAGAAACAGAAGAGTTTGGTATTTCTTCTTTTGTTTACAGACGAAACCGTCCGTTTCATCCAGAACGGTTAATGACATGGCTTGAGAATTGGCCAGTTGATATTGTCCGAGCAAAAGGCTTTTTCTGGTTAGCTTCACGAAATGATATGGCAGGACTGCTCTCGCAAGCAGGAACATCGATTATGATTCAAGGTGCAGGCGAATGGGTAGCAGCATATTCAGAAGCTGAAAAACAACAGACATTAAAGGAAGAGCCCGAACTTCTCGAAAAGTGGGATGATACATTTGGTGACCGCACAAATGAGTTAGTCTTTATTGGATTAGAAATGAATGAAGAAGAAATCATCTCAACGCTTGACCACTGCTTACTTACTGATTTAGAAATGCAGCAAGATTGGTCGACTTTCCGCGACCCTCTACCTAAGTTCACAGTTCAGTCATAA
- a CDS encoding zinc ABC transporter substrate-binding protein, with product MKVKATFMALALGTATFLAGCGADNSNEQTSGKDDKLTVYTTIFPLQDFTKKIGGEEVNVESVLPPGVDAHSYEPTTKDMVEIAKGDAFIYSGIGLEGFADKAQDTLKNEDVTMVEAAKGIELAESTHAHEDEHAHEDEHAHEDEHAHEDEHAHEDEHAHEDEHAHEDEHAHDHGDTDPHIWLDPVLSIQLAENIKNELVELKPDSKEEFEKNYEDLKAQLEELDQKLETTISEGKHKEILVSHAAYGYWEKRYGLTQISVAGLSPTNEPSQKQLQSIIKEANEHNIKYFIFDQNLEPKVSKLVQKEVGAEALTLHNLESATKDDVANKEDYFSIMDKNIETLKKALN from the coding sequence ATGAAAGTTAAAGCTACATTTATGGCATTAGCGTTAGGGACAGCAACATTTTTAGCTGGATGCGGTGCTGATAATTCAAATGAACAAACAAGCGGTAAAGACGATAAATTAACGGTTTATACTACTATTTTTCCACTGCAAGATTTCACTAAGAAAATTGGTGGAGAGGAAGTGAATGTTGAAAGTGTGCTCCCTCCTGGAGTAGATGCTCACTCTTACGAACCAACAACAAAAGATATGGTGGAAATTGCGAAAGGTGATGCTTTCATTTACTCCGGCATTGGATTAGAAGGCTTTGCTGATAAAGCACAGGATACATTAAAAAATGAAGATGTTACTATGGTGGAAGCAGCTAAAGGTATTGAACTAGCTGAAAGCACGCATGCTCATGAAGACGAACATGCTCATGAAGACGAGCACGCCCATGAAGACGAGCATGCCCATGAAGACGAGCACGCCCATGAAGATGAGCACGCCCATGAAGACGAGCATGCCCATGAAGATGAGCACGCCCATGATCATGGAGATACGGATCCACATATCTGGTTGGACCCAGTACTATCAATTCAATTAGCTGAAAACATTAAGAATGAATTAGTAGAACTAAAACCAGACTCAAAAGAAGAGTTTGAAAAAAATTATGAAGACTTAAAGGCTCAGCTAGAAGAACTTGACCAAAAGCTAGAAACAACTATTTCTGAAGGAAAGCATAAAGAAATTTTAGTTTCCCACGCTGCATATGGATACTGGGAAAAGCGTTACGGATTGACTCAAATTAGCGTTGCAGGCTTGTCTCCAACAAATGAGCCATCACAAAAGCAGCTACAGTCTATTATTAAAGAAGCAAATGAGCATAACATTAAGTACTTTATTTTCGATCAAAACTTAGAGCCTAAAGTATCTAAGCTTGTTCAAAAAGAAGTAGGTGCAGAAGCTCTTACCCTTCACAACCTGGAGTCTGCTACAAAAGATGATGTAGCGAACAAAGAAGATTACTTCTCAATTATGGATAAAAACATTGAAACGCTAAAAAAAGCTCTAAACTAA
- a CDS encoding PD-(D/E)XK nuclease family protein → MQLKVQIKTLASHHIEEFIQCPYKFYQRQLRDRKQQLADWRDFVGVTVHKVVKEYYLKAPYERSSYLILKLIEKYWSKLSPDLFQSQIHYYEVLASVSDYLLAFLMSEWQDDTPLFVYEKYGVYVPELETNISLLIDAAYWSGSSYEVTKFLLDDQLEVKEMMTAFIVVFTKHAFNRVPKAIHFYSLLTGRRETVHIEPEDYSQSIRKLKMMKDILEEPKFFQKTASIEECRNCPLRFECSTGSDIQAEKLTMLI, encoded by the coding sequence ATGCAGTTAAAAGTTCAAATTAAAACCTTGGCCAGTCATCATATTGAAGAATTTATTCAATGTCCTTATAAATTTTATCAGAGACAGCTAAGAGATCGTAAACAACAATTGGCTGATTGGCGAGATTTCGTAGGGGTAACCGTTCATAAGGTTGTCAAAGAATATTATCTGAAAGCTCCTTATGAAAGGTCTTCCTATCTAATTTTAAAATTGATTGAAAAGTACTGGTCTAAGCTTTCACCGGACCTTTTTCAATCACAAATTCATTATTATGAAGTGTTAGCATCTGTCAGTGACTACTTATTAGCTTTTCTTATGAGTGAGTGGCAAGATGATACTCCATTATTTGTTTATGAGAAATATGGGGTATACGTTCCGGAGTTAGAAACAAATATATCCTTGCTGATTGATGCTGCGTATTGGTCAGGCTCCTCTTATGAAGTCACAAAGTTTCTACTTGATGATCAATTAGAAGTAAAAGAAATGATGACAGCTTTTATCGTTGTTTTTACAAAGCATGCATTCAATAGAGTACCAAAAGCTATTCATTTTTATTCGCTGCTAACAGGGCGGAGAGAAACTGTTCATATTGAACCTGAAGATTATTCGCAATCAATTAGAAAGTTAAAAATGATGAAAGATATACTGGAAGAACCAAAGTTCTTTCAAAAAACTGCTTCAATAGAAGAGTGTAGAAACTGTCCACTTCGATTCGAATGCAGTACAGGTTCAGATATTCAAGCTGAGAAATTAACAATGTTGATATAA
- a CDS encoding S-ribosylhomocysteine lyase gives MPSVESFELDHNAVKAPYVRHCGVHKVGSDGVVNKFDIRFCQPNKQAMKPDVIHTLEHLLAFNIRTHVEKYDHFDIIDISPMGCQTGYYLVVSGEPKVEEIIDLLEDTLKDAITITEIPAANEKQCGQAKLHDLEGAKRLMQFWLSQDKEELAKVFG, from the coding sequence ATGCCATCAGTAGAAAGTTTTGAATTAGATCATAACGCTGTAAAAGCCCCTTATGTAAGACATTGTGGTGTACACAAGGTAGGTAGTGACGGCGTTGTTAATAAATTTGATATTCGTTTCTGCCAGCCGAATAAACAAGCAATGAAGCCTGATGTTATTCATACATTAGAGCATTTATTGGCTTTCAACATTCGCACTCACGTAGAGAAATATGACCATTTTGATATTATTGATATTTCTCCGATGGGTTGTCAGACAGGATATTATCTTGTTGTAAGCGGAGAACCGAAAGTAGAAGAAATTATTGATCTTTTAGAAGATACATTAAAAGATGCAATTACAATCACAGAAATTCCAGCTGCCAACGAAAAGCAGTGCGGCCAAGCAAAGCTCCATGATTTAGAAGGAGCAAAACGCTTAATGCAATTCTGGTTAAGTCAAGATAAAGAAGAGTTAGCCAAGGTATTCGGTTAA
- a CDS encoding cytochrome ubiquinol oxidase subunit I yields MEHLVTARSMFGMTMGVHIIFATLGVGIPLMILLAELLYQRTKDKDYELMAKRWTKGAAILLGVAIPTGTIAGVQLALLWPGFMEVVGKVMSLPFQIEIYAFFIEALFLSIYVYAADRISRTMRIVSLILVAIGAVASAVLITNVHAFEGTPAGFRIVNGEITDVDPWGAFFNPSFITTAGHVAVSAYATGAFVIASIAAFKMLRSRKEPRLYRFHQKALMMGLIVGGIFSFLTALNGHESAQLLYEYQPEKLAGAEGLFETTDYAPLTIGGFTDRETQTVKWGIEIPWALSFLADDRFDTVVAGLNDFPEEYWPPLFIHTLFNGMVGIGSLLILLSILGIAWYKFMKKRGFPKWLMWAFVISGPLAILSVEFGWIFACTGRQPWVIYRIMKTSESVTTSANLEFLFALFLIVYAILVVAVSLVLIYYFKRNPLEKELADMN; encoded by the coding sequence ATGGAACATTTAGTAACTGCTCGTTCGATGTTTGGTATGACCATGGGAGTTCATATTATTTTTGCCACGCTAGGCGTAGGAATTCCCTTAATGATTTTATTAGCAGAACTTCTCTATCAGCGCACGAAAGACAAAGATTATGAGCTAATGGCAAAGCGTTGGACAAAAGGTGCCGCGATTTTATTAGGCGTTGCTATCCCAACTGGAACCATCGCTGGAGTACAGTTAGCTTTATTGTGGCCTGGTTTTATGGAGGTTGTAGGGAAAGTTATGTCATTACCTTTTCAAATTGAAATCTATGCATTTTTTATTGAAGCACTATTTTTGTCTATCTATGTGTATGCAGCTGATCGAATTTCGCGAACAATGCGAATTGTAAGCCTTATCCTTGTAGCCATTGGAGCTGTGGCGTCAGCTGTGTTAATTACAAACGTCCACGCTTTTGAAGGAACTCCGGCTGGATTTCGTATTGTAAATGGTGAAATTACAGATGTTGACCCATGGGGAGCTTTCTTTAACCCAAGCTTTATTACAACAGCTGGACATGTTGCTGTTTCTGCTTATGCAACTGGGGCATTTGTCATTGCATCCATCGCTGCATTTAAAATGCTTCGCTCTCGAAAAGAGCCTCGGCTTTATCGCTTCCATCAAAAAGCTTTAATGATGGGACTAATTGTTGGAGGTATATTTTCATTTTTAACAGCGCTAAACGGGCATGAATCTGCGCAGCTTCTTTATGAATATCAGCCAGAAAAGCTCGCAGGAGCAGAAGGTTTATTTGAAACAACTGACTACGCACCGCTTACTATCGGTGGATTTACAGATCGCGAAACTCAAACGGTCAAATGGGGCATTGAGATTCCATGGGCACTAAGCTTTTTAGCAGATGATCGCTTTGATACGGTTGTTGCAGGCCTCAATGATTTTCCAGAAGAATATTGGCCTCCTCTTTTCATCCATACTCTTTTTAACGGTATGGTAGGAATCGGCTCGCTGCTTATTTTACTATCTATTCTAGGAATTGCTTGGTATAAGTTTATGAAAAAACGTGGTTTTCCAAAGTGGTTAATGTGGGCATTCGTTATTTCTGGTCCTTTGGCTATTCTATCAGTAGAATTCGGGTGGATTTTTGCATGTACAGGTCGACAGCCTTGGGTGATTTATCGAATTATGAAGACTTCTGAATCCGTTACTACCTCTGCTAATTTAGAATTTTTATTTGCTCTATTTTTAATTGTATACGCTATACTCGTTGTTGCTGTTTCACTTGTTCTTATTTATTACTTCAAGCGTAATCCCTTGGAAAAAGAGCTTGCAGATATGAACTAA
- a CDS encoding flavodoxin: MKEVLLAYASMSGNTEAIADVIEEVLIEEKLAVHRLEVFDLTPEDIRNFDHIILGSYTWGDGELPDEFLDFYDEMDDIDFSQKKVAVFGSGDMSYDIFCGAVDLLEEKVQSQGGSLMTAGLKVELAPYGEDVEKCKAYACSIVKEIKKK, from the coding sequence GTGAAAGAAGTATTATTAGCCTATGCAAGTATGTCTGGCAACACAGAAGCAATAGCAGATGTGATTGAAGAAGTATTAATAGAAGAGAAGTTAGCTGTACATCGTCTCGAAGTATTTGACTTAACACCAGAAGATATAAGAAATTTTGATCATATCATTTTAGGATCATATACATGGGGAGATGGTGAGTTACCTGATGAGTTTTTAGATTTCTATGACGAAATGGATGATATTGATTTTTCTCAAAAGAAGGTAGCGGTATTCGGTTCAGGTGATATGTCCTATGATATCTTTTGCGGAGCCGTAGATTTATTGGAAGAGAAAGTGCAGAGTCAAGGTGGCTCGTTAATGACGGCGGGGTTAAAAGTAGAGCTTGCTCCATATGGAGAAGATGTAGAAAAGTGTAAAGCTTATGCGTGCAGTATTGTTAAAGAGATAAAAAAGAAGTAA
- a CDS encoding type B 50S ribosomal protein L31, with protein sequence MKPNIHPEYRKVVFMDTNSGFKFLSGSTMNTSETVEWEDGQTYPLIKVEVSSDTHPFYTGRQKFADKGGRAERFMQKYNMKQK encoded by the coding sequence ATGAAACCAAATATTCATCCAGAATACAGAAAAGTAGTGTTTATGGATACCAATAGCGGATTTAAGTTTCTATCAGGTTCTACGATGAATACGTCAGAGACTGTTGAATGGGAAGATGGTCAAACATACCCATTGATTAAAGTAGAGGTAAGTTCTGATACGCACCCTTTTTATACGGGCAGACAGAAATTTGCTGATAAAGGTGGACGTGCAGAGCGCTTCATGCAAAAATATAATATGAAACAAAAATAA
- the yidD gene encoding membrane protein insertion efficiency factor YidD produces MLSIIKVYQKVISPLTPPTCRFYPTCSHYGVEAIKRFGAFKGGWLTIKRISKCHPFHPGGMDPVPEKEPVNKN; encoded by the coding sequence ATGCTGAGTATTATAAAGGTATACCAAAAAGTGATTTCGCCACTCACCCCTCCCACATGTCGCTTCTATCCAACATGCTCTCATTATGGAGTTGAAGCGATTAAGCGATTTGGGGCCTTTAAAGGCGGATGGCTAACGATAAAGCGAATTTCCAAGTGTCATCCTTTTCATCCAGGAGGTATGGATCCTGTTCCTGAAAAAGAACCTGTCAACAAAAATTAG